A genomic stretch from Desulfolutivibrio sulfodismutans DSM 3696 includes:
- a CDS encoding DNA-methyltransferase, with protein sequence MQKALFDNGIVWNGDALAVLRELPGESVDAVVTDPPYSSGGLHVGARQIDPARKYQKTGTMKVYPAMLGDLKDQRSFIMWSSLWLSECWRVARPSAPVLVFSDWRQIPAMTDAIQAAGFVWRGIVVWHKPTARPMRGAFRRDAEFVICAAKAPAKAFTTRCLPGVFSFRVVPGDKVHLAGKPIDLLVELLAVTPEKGTVLDPFLGGGTTALACIKTGRRFVGVELSPEYYRVAGDRIRAAQGVGQTVQ encoded by the coding sequence ATGCAAAAGGCGCTCTTTGACAATGGCATAGTGTGGAATGGCGATGCCCTGGCGGTCCTGCGGGAACTGCCGGGCGAATCCGTTGACGCCGTGGTGACCGACCCCCCGTATTCCAGCGGGGGGTTGCACGTCGGCGCACGCCAGATCGATCCGGCCCGGAAATACCAAAAGACCGGCACGATGAAGGTGTACCCGGCCATGCTGGGAGACCTCAAGGACCAACGGTCCTTCATCATGTGGTCGAGTCTGTGGCTTTCGGAATGCTGGCGGGTGGCCAGGCCCAGCGCGCCGGTCCTGGTCTTTTCGGATTGGCGGCAGATTCCGGCCATGACCGATGCGATCCAGGCCGCCGGATTCGTCTGGCGCGGGATCGTGGTCTGGCACAAGCCGACCGCGCGGCCCATGCGCGGCGCCTTCCGGCGTGACGCTGAGTTCGTGATCTGCGCCGCCAAGGCCCCGGCTAAGGCGTTCACGACGCGCTGCCTCCCGGGGGTTTTCAGCTTCCGGGTGGTCCCCGGGGACAAGGTGCATCTGGCCGGAAAGCCTATCGACCTCCTGGTCGAACTGCTGGCCGTGACGCCCGAAAAGGGGACCGTTCTCGATCCCTTCCTGGGCGGCGGGACCACGGCCCTGGCCTGCATCAAGACCGGCCGTCGCTTTGTCGGAGTCGAATTGTCGCCTGAGTATTACCGCGTGGCTGGCGACCGGATACGGGCCGCGCAAGGAGTTGGTCAAACGGTCCAGTAA
- a CDS encoding Com family DNA-binding transcriptional regulator, producing the protein MREIRCGICNKLLAKGEAFELAIKCPRCGTVHLLRAVSPGPEPIEAPSGEKIACRESV; encoded by the coding sequence ATGAGGGAAATTCGTTGCGGTATTTGTAACAAGCTGTTGGCCAAGGGCGAGGCGTTCGAGCTCGCCATCAAGTGCCCGCGTTGCGGGACGGTGCATCTCCTGAGGGCCGTGAGCCCCGGACCAGAGCCCATCGAGGCCCCGTCAGGAGAGAAGATTGCATGTCGGGAGTCTGTTTAG
- a CDS encoding DNA cytosine methyltransferase, whose product MAVNQAGFAHAWFCECAPYARAILEKRWPGIPVFQDVRDVNAENAQKVDIVIGGFPCQDISCAGSGAGITGSRSGLWSEYARVIRELRPAYAVVENVKALLGRGIDRVLGDLAEIGYDAEWDVFPAAAFGAPHLRERVLLVAYPGGHRGRARAPILAPGGDLALHGQPDGPVDWNGLRLEGPRAQAAVAAYRGPVVCRVDDGGSSWMDRLRVLGNGITPPVLRWVLTRIKADSEHVAQ is encoded by the coding sequence GTGGCGGTCAACCAGGCCGGGTTTGCCCATGCCTGGTTTTGCGAGTGCGCCCCGTATGCGCGGGCGATCCTTGAAAAACGCTGGCCGGGTATCCCGGTCTTCCAGGATGTGAGGGACGTCAATGCCGAAAACGCCCAAAAGGTCGATATCGTCATTGGCGGCTTCCCCTGCCAGGACATCTCATGCGCCGGGTCTGGCGCGGGGATCACAGGCAGCCGATCCGGACTCTGGTCCGAATACGCCAGGGTCATTCGCGAGCTACGACCGGCCTACGCAGTCGTGGAAAACGTCAAGGCCCTGCTCGGGCGGGGAATCGACCGGGTGCTCGGGGACTTGGCCGAGATCGGGTATGATGCGGAATGGGACGTGTTCCCTGCGGCGGCCTTTGGCGCCCCGCATCTGCGTGAGCGGGTTCTCCTTGTTGCCTACCCCGGCGGCCATCGAGGGAGAGCCCGTGCGCCAATACTTGCGCCGGGAGGAGACCTGGCGCTCCACGGGCAACCTGACGGCCCGGTTGATTGGAATGGTCTACGGCTTGAAGGACCGAGAGCCCAGGCCGCCGTTGCGGCTTATCGCGGCCCCGTCGTTTGTCGAGTGGATGATGGGGGTTCCTCCTGGATGGACCGATTGCGTGTGCTCGGAAACGGCATCACGCCTCCTGTCCTGCGGTGGGTTCTGACCCGAATCAAAGCCGACTCGGAACACGTCGCGCAATAG
- a CDS encoding response regulator has product MPHGTKVLIVEDSRVQARIMSEHIRGVTPYETLVTATLAETAQVMEQSRDDIFVAVLDLNLPDDTGGEIVALANRYAVPAVVMTSSFDEEVRKNLLAQNVVDYFLKSMAEVTNMENLIERLHKNLSVTVLVADDSKLARHQMATLLGNQNYQVMEAADGAAALDILRDTPDVRLLITDYHMPRMDGFELITEIRKTRPKDRLAIIGVSAEGGEQTARFIKNGANDFLTKPISMEEFYCRVNQQMDMLDILQDYKALCEKKDS; this is encoded by the coding sequence ATGCCCCACGGAACCAAGGTGCTGATCGTCGAGGACAGCCGGGTCCAGGCCCGGATCATGAGCGAACACATCCGCGGCGTGACCCCTTACGAAACCCTGGTCACCGCCACCCTGGCCGAGACCGCCCAGGTCATGGAGCAAAGCCGCGACGACATCTTCGTCGCCGTCTTAGACCTCAACCTCCCCGACGACACCGGCGGCGAAATCGTGGCCCTGGCCAACCGATACGCCGTTCCCGCCGTGGTCATGACCTCGTCGTTTGACGAGGAGGTCCGCAAAAACCTCCTCGCGCAAAACGTGGTGGACTATTTCCTCAAATCCATGGCCGAAGTGACCAACATGGAAAACCTCATTGAGCGGCTGCACAAAAATCTATCCGTCACCGTGCTGGTGGCCGACGATTCCAAACTCGCAAGACACCAGATGGCCACCCTTCTGGGAAACCAGAACTATCAGGTCATGGAGGCCGCCGACGGGGCCGCAGCCCTGGACATCCTGCGCGACACCCCGGATGTGCGCCTGCTCATCACCGACTACCACATGCCGCGCATGGACGGCTTTGAACTGATCACCGAGATCCGCAAGACCCGGCCCAAGGACAGGTTGGCCATCATCGGCGTTTCGGCCGAAGGGGGCGAACAGACCGCCCGGTTCATTAAAAACGGGGCCAATGACTTCCTGACCAAGCCCATCAGCATGGAAGAATTCTACTGCCGGGTCAACCAGCAGATGGACATGCTGGACATCCTCCAGGATTACAAGGCGCTGTGCGAAAAAAAGGATTCCTAG